A genomic stretch from Longimicrobium sp. includes:
- the dtd gene encoding D-aminoacyl-tRNA deacylase yields MRIVLQRVARARVTVGERVTGEIGPGLLLLVGFTEGDGDDALTWMAEKVAGLRIFADDEGKMNRSVQEAGGGLLVVSQFTLYGDTRKGRRPSFVEAARPEIAIPLYERFLQMLRATGLPVQTGEFGAMMQVELVNDGPVTLILER; encoded by the coding sequence ATGCGCATCGTCCTGCAGCGTGTAGCCCGCGCGCGCGTCACCGTCGGCGAGCGCGTGACGGGCGAGATCGGCCCCGGGCTGCTGCTGCTCGTGGGCTTCACCGAGGGCGACGGCGATGATGCGCTGACGTGGATGGCGGAAAAGGTGGCCGGCCTGCGCATCTTCGCGGATGACGAGGGCAAGATGAACCGCTCGGTGCAGGAGGCGGGCGGCGGGCTGCTGGTGGTATCGCAGTTCACGCTGTACGGCGACACGCGCAAGGGGCGCCGGCCCAGCTTCGTCGAGGCCGCGCGGCCGGAAATCGCCATCCCGCTGTACGAGCGGTTTCTGCAGATGCTGCGGGCCACGGGGCTCCCGGTGCAGACCGGCGAGTTCGGGGCGATGATGCAGGTGGAGCTGGTGAACGATGGTCCGGTCACCCTGATTCTGGAGCGCTGA
- a CDS encoding methyltransferase domain-containing protein codes for MPEENEYLFGTHDDELHRLGFQHQVWIREAAAAWERAGFVAGSHVLDLGCGPGYTTCDLALLVGQAGSVTGVDVSPRFVAHTRAQAAARGLGNVMAHVQDAESLELAAGKYDGVYSRWVLTYLKRPESAIHGAARALKPGGRMVIHDYSHYEGLQLAPDHPAFRRGIDIIVAQWRERGGDPGVAARLPAMMADAGLEVLSITPVQRVARPGDVLWRWPRTFFDNYLPALVASGAMTQDERLAFDAAWQAAEAHPGGFFATPPMLEVLAIRH; via the coding sequence ATGCCTGAAGAAAACGAGTACCTGTTCGGCACCCACGACGACGAGCTGCACCGGCTGGGTTTTCAGCACCAGGTGTGGATTCGCGAAGCGGCGGCGGCGTGGGAACGAGCCGGGTTCGTCGCCGGGAGCCACGTGCTGGACCTGGGCTGCGGCCCCGGCTACACCACGTGCGACCTGGCCCTGCTCGTGGGCCAGGCCGGGAGCGTGACCGGGGTGGACGTATCGCCGCGCTTCGTGGCGCACACCCGGGCGCAGGCCGCCGCGCGCGGGCTGGGGAACGTGATGGCCCACGTGCAGGACGCGGAGTCGCTGGAACTCGCGGCGGGGAAGTACGACGGCGTCTACTCGCGCTGGGTGCTCACCTATCTCAAGCGCCCTGAATCGGCCATTCATGGCGCAGCTCGTGCGCTGAAGCCGGGCGGGCGGATGGTGATCCACGACTACTCGCACTACGAGGGGCTGCAGCTCGCGCCCGATCATCCGGCATTCCGCCGCGGCATCGACATCATCGTTGCGCAGTGGCGGGAACGTGGAGGCGATCCGGGCGTGGCCGCGCGGCTGCCAGCCATGATGGCCGATGCCGGGCTGGAGGTGCTTTCCATCACCCCCGTGCAGCGCGTCGCGCGCCCGGGCGATGTCCTATGGCGCTGGCCGCGCACGTTCTTCGACAATTACCTGCCGGCGCTGGTCGCCTCCGGGGCGATGACGCAGGACGAGCGGCTGGCGTTCGATGCCGCATGGCAGGCCGCCGAGGCGCATCCCGGCGGGTTCTTCGCGACGCCGCCCATGCTGGAAGTGCTCGCCATCCGCCACTGA